In Helianthus annuus cultivar XRQ/B chromosome 9, HanXRQr2.0-SUNRISE, whole genome shotgun sequence, the following are encoded in one genomic region:
- the LOC110876368 gene encoding uncharacterized protein LOC110876368, with protein MVADRMELCNNAVEFKWSWVRSMLNYVENGQLQQLIGMIGGSNIGSGNDSWKWKYEASGEFSVANVKKVLNSVARVRPSKVFEWNNWVPKKVALVAWRAEMERLPAKLALSARNIPVQNQLCAMCGEYEESSEHLFVSCHFAQIIWQNIVGWCTVPPIIAFDVKDLLMLHGFSPGSGKKRKAFYAIVLVSFWSQSRLKGE; from the coding sequence ATGGTGGCCGACCGTATGGAATTGTGTAACAATGCTGTGGAGTTCAAATGGTCCTGGGTCCGGTCAATGCTAAATTACGTGGAAAATGGGCAGCTTCAACAACTGATTGGAATGATTGGAGGGTCTAACATAGGGTCTGGGAACGATAGTTGGAAATGGAAGTATGAGGCATCAGGTGAGTTTAGTGTTGCAAATGTTAAAAAAGTTCTTAACTCAGTCGCTCGGGTCAGACCTTCCAAAGTGTTCGAGTGGAACAATTGGGTCCCGAAGAAGGTAGCTTTAGTGGCGTGGAGAGCTGAAATGGAACGTCTACCAGCCAAGCTTGCGCTATCGGCTCGAAACATACCGGttcaaaatcaattatgtgcgaTGTGCGGCGAGTATGAGGAGTCTAGTGAACATCTCTTTGTGTCATGTCATTTTGCACAAATTATTTGGCAGAACATTGTGGGTTGGTGTACGGTACCTCCGATCATAGCATTTGATGTCAAGGATCTACTAATGCTGCATGGTTTTAGTCCGGGTTCCGGAAAGAAGAGGAAAGCATTCTATGCCATTGTTTTGGTGTCTTTCTGGAGTCAGAGCCGGCTCAAGGGGGAGTGA